CCGATCTCGCGATACGATGTGTGTTCCCGGTGCAGGAGCGTGTCGATCATCGAGTTCTCGAAATGCGTCCGACGCCACCACGTCACGAAAGAATTGGGATCTCCATGCCATCCTTTGGATGCTAAGAACGGGGTCGCGGCCTCGGTCAATCCGGTCTGCATATCGACCACGGTGCCGTACTGGTCGAACATGCAGACCTTGATGGAAGCCTTCAGATCTTCTGTCTGCGCCATTGGTGTTTCACCCCTCGTCAACGATCTAGGCGGGGCAGGGGGAAAGACACTGCTAACCGTACCATATGTCTATTGGGTCAGGTCATAGCGATACTCACCGATGTCATCGGCCCGGTGCTGTTAATCGCCGCCGTCGGTTACACGCTCGGTCGCACCCACGTGGTGCAGGCGCACTTCCTCACGGCGCTT
This DNA window, taken from bacterium, encodes the following:
- a CDS encoding haloacid dehalogenase type II produces the protein MAQTEDLKASIKVCMFDQYGTVVDMQTGLTEAATPFLASKGWHGDPNSFVTWWRRTHFENSMIDTLLHREHTSYREIG